From a single Miscanthus floridulus cultivar M001 chromosome 8, ASM1932011v1, whole genome shotgun sequence genomic region:
- the LOC136478474 gene encoding zinc finger CCCH domain-containing protein 19-like: MDSAAARPDEEEARRRRSTDCIYFLASPLTCKKGSECEYRHSDAARMNPRDCWYWFHGNCANPKCSFRHPPLDNLAGAPTTPRPVQQSVPQASASVPAQPHGSVPAIAKQGVPCYYFQKGMCTKGDRCTFLHAPQSAGNPAPQPPAKVFTPALQPNLHPPLKNSWTKPNSSSQQSTPAVGVVDKPKASAHDGKPLHHKQSLTTSRADHPSRVYQNHSNSYAQPGAPKRYQPQPSVQDGLTDNGTEAGEFVREPSAGSGVNVGAADDDAQQSFKGNHTAYNHRANDTGGMTRQTHGGYESERSYRNSAERSSSEKRISQREHMPAVAAGSSDLRHRLLKQRKLNNNSGSTEAPGRHDTHLEDERNDQHRRRGEQQDGLSRSRLRDRIRLPGETSFDRLGSRSEEWDRGSRARLSPPKPSDLRGRLHERLKARSAEEIPGNSAKDLAVKENSSEDTESLNFAGPKSLAELKAKKGVGRSGEDAIVKGLGSSRVTSEIVSSREAAPFEGPKPLSAILKRKREAASEIPAAQPGIIQEADNYTAGAEEEFQTVANDTVGENMEGIGEEEEEEEAFHPEDDVAYDDNADEAAAAQELDEYQDAEAAAEDNADEAAAAQELDEYRDAGAAAEDYDDEAAAAQELEEHQDGEAAAEDYDYEAADVNAEEDNDYQEYQDDDDLEDEDDDFARKVSVMIS, encoded by the exons ATGGATTCCGCCGCCGCGCGGCCCGACGAGGAGGAGGCACGCCGCCGCCGGAGCACCGACTGCATCTACTTCCTCGCCTCCCCGTTGACCTGCAAAAAG GGAAGTGAATGCGAGTACCGTCACAGCGATGCTGCCAGGATGAATCCCAGGGACTGCTGGTATTGGTTCCATGGCAACTGCGCCAATCCTAAATGCTCCTTCAGGCACCCG CCATTAGACAACCTGGCCGGAGCACCAACAACTCCACGTCCAGTTCAACAGTCTGTGCCCcaagcttcagcttctgttccAGCTCAACCCCATGGATCTGTTCCTGCCATTGCCAAGCAGGGTGTTCCATGTTATTACTTTCAGAAGGGCATGTGCACAAAAGGGGACAGGTGTACCTTCCTGCATGCGCCCCAGTCTGCAGGAAACCCTGCTCCACAGCCGCCGGCCAAGGTCTTCACCCCTGCCTTGCAGCCTAATCTTCATCCTCCGTTGAAGAACTCCTGGACAAAACCCAACTCTTCGTCCCAACAGAGCACGCCTGCGGTAGGCGTAGTTGACAAGCCAAAGGCCAGCGCTCATGATGGTAAACCGCTTCATCACAAGCAAAGTCTGACGACGAGTAGGGCCGATCATCCATCAAGAGTTTATCAGAATCACAGTAATTCTTATGCACAGCCTGGTGCACCAAAGCGTTACCAGCCTCAGCCTTCAGTCCAGGATGGCTTAACTGACAACGGTACGGAGGCGGGTGAATTTGTGAGAGAACCATCCGCTGGTTCTGGCGTGAATGTCGGTGCTGCTGACGACGACGCTCAACAGTCATTCAAGGGAAACCATACCGCTTACAACCATCGTGCTAATGATACTGGAGGGATGACGAGGCAAACACATGGTGGATATGAATCAGAAAGGTCATACAGAAATTCGGCAGAGAGGTCTTCATCAGAGAAAAGGATTTCCCAGAGAGAACATATGCCCGCTGTGGCTGCCGGCAGTTCGGATCTGCGCCATAGGCTACTGAAACAAAGAAAGCTCAATAATAATTCAGGATCAACTGAAGCCCCTGGTAGGCATGACACTCATCTTGAGGATGAGCGCAATGACCAACATCGTCGGCGAGGTGAACAGCAGGATGGCCTCTCAAGGTCTCGACTGCGTGATAGAATAAGGCTACCTGGGGAGACATCGTTTGACAGGCTTGGGTCACGTTCAGAGGAGTGGGATAGAGGTTCTAGAGCCAGATTGTCACCACCAAAACCCTCAGACCTTCGAGGGAGGCTTCATGAAAGGCTAAAGGCTAGATCAGCTGAGGAGATACCGGGTAACAGTGCAAAAGATTTGGCGGTGAAGGAAAATAGCAGTGAGGATACTGAATCACTGAACTTTGCTGGTCCAAAGAGCCTTGCAGAGTTGAAGGCAAAGAAAGGTGTTGGCAGGTCAGGAGAAGATGCCATCGTCAAGGGCTTAGGCTCTTCTCGTGTGACTTCAGAAATAGTTTCGAGCAGGGAGGCTGCTCCTTTTGAAGGTCCAAAGCCCCTGAGTGccatactgaagagaaaaagagagGCGGCTTCTGAAATCCCCGCTGCCCAGCCTGGCATCATACAGGAAGCAGATAACTACACTGCAGGAGCGGAAGAAGAATTCCAAACTGTGGCAAATGACACGGTTGGGGAGAACATGGAGGGcattggagaagaagaggaggaagaggaagcctTCCATCCTGAAGATGATGTGGCGTACGACGACAATGCCGATGAAGCTGCAGCGGCCCAAGAGCTGGACGAGTATCAAGATGCAGAGGCGGCAGCAGAAGACAACGCCGATGAAGCTGCAGCGGCCCAAGAGCTGGACGAGTATCGAGACGCAGGGGCAGCAGCAGAAGACTATGACGATGAAGCTGCAGCTGCCCAAGAGCTGGAGGAGCATCAAGACGGAGAGGCAGCAGCGGAAGACTATGACTATGAGGCGGCGGACGTCAACGCCGAGGAGGATAATGACTACCAGGAGTACCAAGACGACGACGAtctagaggatgaggacgatgACTTCGCGCGAAAAGTGAGCGTGATGATCTCCTGA
- the LOC136478475 gene encoding large ribosomal RNA subunit accumulation protein YCED homolog 1, chloroplastic-like, producing the protein MYYPQPAVSVPAAAAVALRPSLLALRSHSHSHSPRASSLLHCRRSSTPPPWLRTRRRTPIAAVSDDLDADEPESDSGDDGLASPWEGAFVYRRDAAVHHLEYATTLERLGLGDLSSPDSRARAANLGLGLGLAGGGQDSTAAQSQTPVLVSLDVTRRRGRLRLDGIVRTVITLGCFRCAEPAPEGVFANFSLLLTEDPVEEPDVVDLGTIFEEDIAKGASLAGAMDDEDDDQDIDWDDRLHFPAADKEIDISKHIRDIIHLEITLDAVCSPNCKGLCLTCGANLNTSSCTCSKDKPKEPKDVKGRGPLKELLKPMQKK; encoded by the exons ATGTATTATCCTCAGCCTGCCGTCTccgtgccggcggcggcggcggttgcccTCCGCCCCTCGCTCCTCGCCCTCCGCAGCCACTCCCACTCCCATTCCCCAAGGGCGTCATCCCTTCTCCACTGCCGCCGCTCCTCCACGCCGCCTCCATGGCTTAGGACTAGGAGGAGGACGCCCATCGCCGCCGTCTCCGACGACTTGGACGCTGATGAACCGGAATCGGATTCCGGCGACGACGGGCTCGCCTCACCATGGGAGGGCGCGTTCGTGTACCGCCGCGACGCCGCCGTCCACCACCTCGAGTACGCCACCACGCTGGAGCGCCTCGGCCTCGGGGACCTCTCCTCCCCCGACTCCCGCGCGCGCGCCGCCAACctggggctggggctggggctggctggaGGGGGACAGGACAGCACTGCCGCTCAGTCTCAGACCCCCGTCCTCGTctccctcgacgtcaccaggcgCCGCGGCCGCCTGCGCCTGGACGGCATCGTGCGCACCGTCATCACCCTCGGCTGCTTCAG GTGTGCTGAGCCAGCTCCTGAAGGCGTATTTGCGAATTTTTCCCTGTTGTTGACAGAAGACCCAGTAGAGGAACCAGACGTAGTTGACCTCGGCACGATTTTTGAAGAGGACATCGCTAAGGGTGCTTCACTAGCTGGCGCCATGGATGACGAAGACGATGACCAAGATATCGACTGGGATGACCGGCTGCACTTCCCAGCCGCTGACAAGGAAATCGATATATCCAAGCACATCCGGGACATCATTCACCTGGAGATCACGTTGGATGCAGTCTGCAGCCCCAATTGCAAGGGCCTATGCCTTACCTGCGGCGCAAACCTCAATACCAGCAGCTGCACATGCAGCAAAGACAAGCCGAAGGAGCCCAAGGACGTCAAGGGACGAGGGCCTCTCAAAGAGTTGTTGAAACCCATGCAAAAAAAATGA